ACTATTCTTTAAGACATTTATCACTGAAAACGTACAAGTTCAGATCTACCACATTAACTAAGATTTGTTCAAGACCATGAAAATCCAGTATTGATATAACATGCAGAAGCATAAGATATGATGATAGAAAAAGACATTTCACCGCAAATTCTAAAACAAATAGCTCTAATAAATGGTAATGTAAATGCTTAAGCAATATGATGAAAGTAAAAAGACATTTCAGCTCAACTTACCGATCGAATGTATGGTTGTTGAAACAACCAACCAAGAACAGGGATCTTCTGAATGAAAACAGCCAGTGTAGGCCAGAAACCACTGCAAAATATCATTTCATCATAAGCCCTAAGCACAAAACATACTTCATATAACaggatttcttttttattttgactaaACCTGAAGAGTACGATGAATCCATAAGACTCCACAATCATGCCCAGAATAGGCCACCCCAAGATAAGAATAATGAATCCAATACCGAATGAAATGGTTCCCTACAGAACCAGTAAATATGTAAAAGGTTAGGGTTGAAAATGAACCATGAAGAGACatggaatgaagaaagaaacaGATGACAAAGTTTACCTTGAAATTACTACGTTTCATGAAGAATTGCATGGTGGATTTCAGTCCAATAGTCAGGGAAACTCCAGAAACAAAGAGGATCTGATTTGAGAGACAAGAGTAACAAAAGATATTATTAAGTAGAGCCACACAGTTagcagaaagataaaaaatcatAAGCATGAAATTTGTCATAACACTTACATTTCCCATTGCAAGCAATCCCTTGTCAAAGAAGAACATAACACCAAGGAATGAGAAAAATATGCCAAAGCCCGTTAATCCCAATCCAATCTCTGTTTAATGTGGCAATGCAAGCATTAAATTTCAGAAGATATTAGAACGATAAAAAAATATGCCagcaatataatatttatatttacccTTGTCATTTTGTTAGTCAAGATTACAGAACAAGTATGAAAAAGCAAGGGaactaataaatgttttaaaaactgATATCTAGAAAGATTTCTTGCTAAGAAAATAGGTTCAGAGCACTGGTATAGCTGCTATAGCATTGTGCAGACATATTGTTACTTCTATATTTATACAAGTAATGACTATTTTAACTACTATCAAAAGAGATTTCAAAATACgaaaaatgaaaacatgtttaatcTCTCGCTTAGGATGGATAGAATTGGCAGAAATTAtgctcttttccttttcctcttaTTTCACCTTGAGCTCCTATATGGACAAAACCCACCATGGTGCATAATGCATAAACACAACACATGGCCCACACTGCCAACTTTTCCTTAAAGGAgctttgataataaaaaaaacaaagataagtAGTAATTGGTTgcacacaaattttaaaaactctAGGCGTTATTCAAAAAGACAGAAAAGAATAATGTGCATGCATATTTGGACTAGCCAAAAGAACTTCGCTAACTccagaaaaaaattaatggtCTTTCAcaaattatatgatttaaatcCTCTAACAAACTATTGATAAAaccctgaaaataaaaaatacacagTATTTTGAGAAGATAgcatttcttcaaaataaattaattcaatcactaatttatttattgaattactGCGGACTCTATATGCTTGAATACTAAAGACAGAAAACCAAGTCATACGATAACATTATTGCTAGCAAAAACATCAAATTCCACTTACTCTTTCGATCATTCATTTCAAAGGAAACCATTTTATTCCAATGATGGAGACGTCCTAGTGTCTTACTTTCACTGAAACAAATGCTGGAAGAAAATAAGTCagttaataaaaatcatatgaaatGCATACAAATATTCTCTCCTCAACTAGTTTGACTAAAGAACACACAGCAACATCAAAGCCAACATAAATctcaataaaaggaaaaaatccAGGAGAATCGAGAGTTAAGtatgaaaaatcttaaaatataatgtgcAAATTTGGTCCTTGGAAAATAGAGTTTACATAAGTTTTCCATGTGGATACCTTTTTCATCTCCCTAATGACTTTATCTCTCTTCCTCCTTGAACCAAAGGTTCTCTAATAGCAACCATAGGGAAGCCATAAGCATACCCATTCTCCAATCAGCAGTTTTCATACACATACAGAAATACATATCTCCCAATTTTGTTTACATCCTTAGACACTTTGAAGCACAGCAGACATAACATACACAGACATGCATGGGTCTGAGAAAGTTAAGAAAGCATGCAACAACAAATTCATTCTTTACAAGTTTCAACAGTTAACAGGTTGACAAAAACACAATAGAAAATTTCCCCATAGAGAACATCAAAGGCTCAAACATCCCTCCATAGTCCATACCAATActtataaaatcaaaaataCCTGTAACCTAAACAAAAATCACTTGACTGGTAAGTACAACAAATCATCGGTCATTATTAATACCGAAAATCCATTATTTAAATCCAAAATAATTCCAGCAACAACACCTCGGGCAATCATCATTTATTAAGGAACTTAACCAAGAAATCCTTTCATCATTTATACCAGTAGCAACTAGCAAATTAATTCCAAATCAGAAATAGCAATTGTCCCCTCACCAAAATCTACAATAACACCAACCTCCTCCTTCCAAATATCCATAAGAAACATAAAGGTCCAGTCGAACTCAGCACACCCCTACAATCTGCAATCACCTAATCAATTCCCCCCAAACTCAGGTAGACAGTAATTGAACAATTACTGAACCAATTTTGAGACAGAATCCCATATGCCCAGCAACAGCTGTCAACAGCCACAATCAACCCTGTAATATCTGATACCCTACCAATGGGATTTCACAGACCAGAAACTCAATCATCCTGGCAGAATTTATTCCCTTCTCTGCTGCTAAACCCTTTCCCACAGTCTTGCCAGAAACATTGAAAGCCCTGCACCATGACTGACCTCAAAAGAGAAGACAAAATGCTATGAATTTGGAAATTACAGTACGTTCCTTATTTTGGGGCAAAAGCCCTAAGATTTTGATCTTgcagtttctttcttttttttctttttctgttttagcAAAGGAATTATGTTTTATTCCTAATTTTAGAGAATGAATTTTTCAGTGGTGACATCATGTGGATGAAGGAAGCATAAATGTGCCACATGAGCTTCTAACATGTAATTTAGGATTCTGTTAATTGCCATCCTAAACAGAAGGACCTACGCAGTGCCATTAGCTAGTTTCTCTGTTTCAaggattaataaaataaaacagcaAAGTCCTAATAGTTTAAACCCGGGCAAAGATACACGGTCAATCAACCAGAATTaatgaaaccaaaatatagtcAACTCAAATACATCAACTAGTGTTACTTAGTAATTAACAGCAAGCTGTAACATCGCCATAGTCAAAAGAAGTGACCCTAAGCTGCTATGGGATTCAAAGTTCAAAACGAATTTTCAGTAGTAGCTTTCCACACACTATATTACCTTGGAAACAACATTGTTGGGTCTGTTTTAGGGTCAAATTACGATTTGTCTAACATTTTCTAATGAAATTTTTGCTTCAGAAAAATAATGGGATTTAAACACTTCTTCCTTAACAATTCACAGAAAAAGTTACCTCTCATTTAACTTCTGTTCCTTCACTCTTTCCCGGACTTAATATTTCCGTGTACTGTTCTTTTTTCGTTAGATTTCCCACTTCCCATTCTGCTAATTTTTGTCTAATGTGATACgttctttttatattaacttCACCATCACCTTTCATTTTTTTGACTTCATTAGTATGGTTTTTATCGCTCTTAGATCAATGGTGATTATGTGTGTAAAGTGGCATATTATTCATGATGAAATTCTTTAACTTAGGGCTCTTTTTTCGGTTTTTTAGAACTTCTATTAGTACTATTATAAATTACTTAGTTTGAATTATAATGTTCAAAATAGCAATAATTCTGATTCCCACTCTCCCACAACAACATTTTCAGGGCTAGCCACAAAGCATCACTTCCCAGGATTTAAAATTGTCGATCTCTATTATGCTCTGACAActtcaaatattcaaaatcaGTACCTTTACGCAAATTAAACTGCGTCAATCAGCATCCATTTAAAAGTCAATACAAATGTaatagatgaaaagaaaaagaaaatggaaatttaaacaaaaaagaaaacagcagAACTTAAGCACCAAAGATCATTCTACTGTAATCCTTATAGAAAATAGTCGCATTGGCCTTGCAACTTCAATAGTGAAAACCAAAAAATCCACAACTAACTGTAACAAAGGCCAGATCTACGAAACTATCAAACTACAGCATGGCAAACAAAATAATCGCCAATAACAGAAACAAATGCATACCAAACTAGAAAGCTAATGCTCCCGCGAGAATATTTACTTGCCACTGTCCCATTCTAATCAACCAAATTCAACTAAAAACAACGGTTGAGAACACAAACAAGTAACGCGTTTTAACGATTCGGAACACGAATTTCTCCGCGGCAACATGCTTTCGTGCTTTGAAAAACGCATACACGAAACACAGAAAACACGTTCATGCCGCGGACGCTTGTTaattagagagagagagagagagagagagagagagagagagagagacctCCAAATTAGAAGATGAAAAAATTGATTCGaacagaaaaatatattgaagcGCTTGGATCTCACATCGCATAGTAGTTACGGCTAAAAAATGAAAGGGATCCAGCAACAGGAACAGCACAATCTTCagattcacaaaaaaaaatgattaccGGTTAACCTAGCGCGGAGTCTCCGGGAAGAGGTGGTGACCGGCGGCGGATACGGCGGGGGAAGTTGTGATTCGACGGCGAAGATGGAAGTGATTTTATGGAGAGACGCGTAAGAATTGAATCTACGTTGGTCAGCCAATAGAATAACAGGTACTTTAAGTCGTCTGTGTTAAGAAATAAGTGTTactaagtattttatttttgtgttaacTTAGAGGCAAAGACTGAAGTGGGTTGAATTAGTTCTATATGTGACGAGTTTCTCGTGAAAGATTAAGATcgaaaaatgtataaaagaaataaaattattttttataaaattaaaattaacttcaaatttacaaacttcttttgtaatttagtttATGAATGATGTTTCTTGTTAGGTTAAAGTTATGTGTGTAATGAAATTAGTTTAATGCGTATGCATTTTTAATGTAAATcttgtttattattaataattagaaaaatattcaaagcGTTAAAActactaattatatttaatttctttttaattctggTGATTTTTTAAGAtacaaaatgttattttattattgataattacAAGCAACGTTGGTGATTGATTAATTCTAAGCCATGACTTTATAGTGAAAAGGAAATTGAATATCATTTTCATTACTCGATAGCTTCAAAAACCTTAAGTTCAATACATCCTCATAACTATTCCATCTTTCTCGTGATATAAGTTCCtatttttgttagatttattcaAAATGGTTTGAAATGgtcctaatttttcttttctgtttagTGTAGTTTTAAATatcgtaatttgtgttcaatttagtttctttttttgtaaACATCACTTAAATGGTTAACGATCATTGTTTCAGCTGTGTAAACTCCAAATGAGATGACATTTAACTATTACCacgtcatcatcttcttcaaccttcaaccTAAACAGACGTGCAAATGCaacccagaaaaaaaaaacagtttttggCACAGATACCAGTCAGGCCGCCACCGAACCCTAATGCCACCGCCGTCGCAGAGATTGTCCAAAGTCATCATGCCACCGTGAAGTCGCGCCTGCAGAGAACCATGGCAGCCATCATGTGCAACCTCCATGGCCACCACCATCAAAGTCGCAATCTCCCCCAAATCACGAAACTCTCCTCAGGCCGCAGCGCTACCCAGATCACCTTCGCGCCTACGCCATCACAGGATTTTCTTAAGTCGCCGCTACCAGCATCTCGTACCTGCAAATCAAACACAAGCACCCAGAAACAGAGAAAGTTGAATCGCACCACTCGAACCGCTAAGTCTTCACCATCAATAATGCCGCAAGCCACCCTAATCTCGAACTCCATTCGAATCTTCATTCTCGCGCATCAGCCATGAATCATCCAAATCGAGAGCTTCATCGTCAGCGCGACAATCCTTGTCCCCATCGTGCAAAGCTCTAGAGCCATCATCTTTTCCAACCTGTAGAGAACCACAACGAAATCCAAAAAAATCCCAAATCACATAAACCTAGAATCGCATTGTTGCTTGCCTCCACCGGCCACCATCAGTGCTTTCTTACACAACTAGGTTCGTCTTCTTCATGCTATCATGAGTCGCATAATTCACGAAATCATCCTTCATTGACGCAAAACCGCGAGCAacgttttttttctcttcttgcgGCACAGGCGTAGGAAGGTTTCCCCCAAatgcaaaaccctaattttggggtGGTAAAGGGCCTGTCACGAAGACTCTACTTTTGATGATGTGGCAATAGTTAAATGTCATCTCATTTGGAGTTTGCACAGTTGGAGCAATggtcgttaacgatttaaatgacgtttgcaaaaaggactaaattgaacacaaattacaatCTTTATGACTATAttgaataaacaaaaacaattggGACCATTTAGAACAAACCTGATGAAAATAGGGACCACAAGTGCTATTAAACCTATTCTTATACtaataattaactataaatatacaatttcttaaaatattattttgataaatattattttgtccACCTAGTCATTTTCACGTTGCTTAAGAATTATAGcgaaagaaaaagtttaaggtttaaatccttttttggtccctaagttaagtgttgatgttcaatttagtctccgcttttaaaagtgtaaacCTTTGGTCCTTATGATAtgcaaaatgtatcaaattaatCCTATcttttaacggtgttaaaaaaagttaacgttCAAGTGACTGTGCATGTTAGGTGTCCAAGAATCGCTTACGAGTCACTTAGTTGGCTTAAAATGAGTTGATGTGGCAGGCAGAGAATGTAGTACATGTAATTGgttaaattaattgattaggGTTTTTTAAATGAGGTAAATTAAATTGGGGAAAAATTAGGGTCCAGAAACCAATTCAACCATCATCACTACCACCCCATACCAGAATCAAATCCAAACCCTCAAATCTCCTCCATAATCCAATCATCTAGGGGCAAGTCCATCATATCCTCCCTGCTCCTCTCCACTTTCTCCAACAATACTCCCTCCTCCAATAATGACACCCCCATCATCAATGCCACTGCCCAAAGCAAGAAAACACCAACTTTTCCGCAACAACCTTCAGAGGGTTAGGGTGCACCACCAAAGCATCAAAGCAGGTGTCGGTGCCGGCGGTGATTCACTCCTTCGCCGATTGTCAAGGgaagaaaacaataaagaagAAGCACAAGAGAACcacaataaaatgataagggTTTTTAAATGGAGTAAATTAAATTGCGGAAAAATTAGGGCATAGTTAAATTGGGAATTTTTTTTTCGAGGGTTCAAAGGCTTGGTTTTGTTCGTTCTGTGAGACAGGGTTGGGACACGGAAAAAAATCTGCCACCCACATTGGTTCCAACTCTCAGATTCGAGCAAATGAGCAATATCATGATGaccaacagcaacaacaacaattatacaaaattaaagtttcaaGCGACGAAACAGAGCAAAAGAACATGTTTCAAGTCTAAGACACTTCatccataaaaaagaaaaaagctcGAGTTTGTATTCCTCCAACAGACAAATCAAGGTCTTAGGAGCACAAAAGGAATGTCCTTGTTCTATCCCCAACAGTCTCTAAAAGTCTCAACAAGGGCACTCTTCAGTTCAACAATCAAACCCATAAAGCAAAGATTTTTCAGATTTCCACACAACCTCAGTTACCCCCATTAAAAGGGGGAGAAAGAAGGAGAGAGATACCGGTTCAGGAGTAGAGTGAAAACTGCCTCATTGAGACGACTAGTTCAATTAAAAGGAAGATTAAATGAGAATCTGCAGAAAAAGTTGCAGAATTGTAAGGTGTTTGAATGGTGCAAAGTGATGATGGCAGTTCAATCCCATGAAGCTGCATAGGAATGGGGTAAAAGTAAAGTAagcttttattttctataaatcacaattatatacatttaattataatgaaaagggTATTTTCATATATGTCTATGCTATAAAATATCCTTTTGCCACGTTGGATAACTTATTTGCCACATCATAGGGACATTTAATGTCGTTTTTACCCACTTAACGGATATGATTGATTTGATACCGTTGAAGatagaatttgaatttaaattattgttgcaCTTAGTTaggaataagttttaaatatttaaagttgttttcaatttttaagttgTTTCCTATTATAAGCTGTTAATATTGCTTATATAAATGTACCTCATTTGAGAaggaaaaaatgaatgaatgaatgatagAATTATTCCCCATAATTGTTTCAACATGGTATtagagcaggttttctgatcctttactactttgtctttgttatcCACCGGCAACCCCTAAAAATCTCTTCT
This genomic stretch from Vigna radiata var. radiata cultivar VC1973A chromosome 7, Vradiata_ver6, whole genome shotgun sequence harbors:
- the LOC106765656 gene encoding vesicle transport protein GOT1, which codes for MVSFEMNDRKKIGLGLTGFGIFFSFLGVMFFFDKGLLAMGNILFVSGVSLTIGLKSTMQFFMKRSNFKGTISFGIGFIILILGWPILGMIVESYGFIVLFSGFWPTLAVFIQKIPVLGWLFQQPYIRSLLDRYRGRRVPV